Proteins found in one Methanobrevibacter millerae genomic segment:
- a CDS encoding potassium channel family protein, which translates to MDTKKIINITRMILSLLIVLDVILITYSLVSDISPALYQKILLFDIVICIILLFDFFWGYFKAEDKKEYFKSNWIELIASIPFDIVFSQFMYLRYLRLLRIFRILFLIGEYFKIVGTFLKDTRLDEILAILLLIVIGSTLSLYLVDPGMSNLFDDLWFVVVSITTVGYGDITPNSVYGKIVSLVLLIIGVFIFSAITGAISTYFMDNLLKEGSYHIIEIKEKIDSQDAKIDEMNEQLAKNEAKIDELKDEIRELKEIIKEK; encoded by the coding sequence ATGGATACGAAAAAAATCATAAACATTACCCGGATGATATTGAGCTTGCTGATTGTTCTGGATGTAATTCTCATAACCTATTCTCTCGTATCCGACATTTCACCGGCATTATATCAAAAAATACTTCTTTTTGACATTGTAATATGTATAATACTGCTATTTGATTTCTTCTGGGGCTATTTCAAGGCAGAAGACAAGAAGGAATACTTCAAATCAAACTGGATAGAGCTGATTGCATCCATACCGTTTGACATTGTCTTTTCCCAGTTCATGTATCTGAGATACCTGAGGCTCCTTAGAATATTCAGGATACTCTTTTTAATCGGAGAATACTTCAAAATCGTCGGCACTTTTCTTAAGGATACCCGCCTTGATGAGATACTGGCCATTCTGCTTTTGATTGTAATAGGTTCCACATTAAGCTTATACCTTGTTGATCCGGGAATGAGCAATCTTTTTGATGACCTGTGGTTTGTTGTTGTAAGCATAACGACCGTTGGATACGGTGACATCACCCCGAACAGCGTTTACGGAAAGATTGTAAGCCTGGTTCTTCTGATTATCGGCGTATTTATCTTCAGTGCAATCACCGGAGCCATTTCCACATACTTCATGGATAATCTCTTGAAGGAAGGAAGCTATCACATTATCGAGATAAAGGAAAAGATCGATTCACAGGATGCCAAAATCGATGAGATGAACGAGCAGCTCGCTAAAAACGAGGCTAAAATCGACGAGCTTAAAGACGAAATCCGTGAACTGAAAGAGATAATTAAAGAAAAATGA
- the ung gene encoding uracil-DNA glycosylase: protein MIGNDWDSFLAEEFEKEYFKHIMEFIDEEYETKTVYPPRDEVFNAFKLTPLKDVKVVILGQDPYHEAGQAHGLCFSTPEGRPIPRSLKNIFKEIQSEYGYDIPESGCLESWARQGVFLLNTVLTVREGEANSHSDCGWQIFTDRVIEILNNQEQPIVFLLWGKQAEKKKDLLDNENHLVLITSHPSPFSARRGFLGCNHFKLCNEFLRENEIDWKLV from the coding sequence ATGATTGGAAATGACTGGGATTCCTTTTTAGCCGAGGAATTCGAAAAGGAATACTTTAAACACATTATGGAATTTATTGATGAGGAATATGAAACGAAAACGGTTTATCCGCCACGGGATGAGGTTTTCAATGCATTTAAATTAACACCTTTAAAAGACGTTAAGGTTGTTATTTTAGGCCAGGATCCATATCATGAAGCCGGACAGGCTCACGGACTTTGCTTTTCAACACCTGAGGGAAGGCCTATACCAAGATCACTTAAAAACATATTCAAGGAAATCCAAAGCGAATACGGTTATGATATCCCCGAATCAGGATGCCTGGAATCCTGGGCAAGACAGGGAGTATTCCTTTTAAACACAGTATTGACCGTCCGTGAAGGCGAGGCAAACTCACACAGCGACTGCGGATGGCAGATTTTTACAGACAGAGTCATTGAAATATTAAATAATCAAGAACAACCAATTGTTTTCCTGTTATGGGGAAAGCAGGCCGAAAAGAAAAAGGATCTTTTAGACAATGAAAATCATCTTGTATTAATAACGTCACACCCATCGCCATTTTCTGCAAGAAGGGGCTTTCTTGGATGCAATCACTTCAAGTTATGCAACGAATTTTTAAGGGAAAATGAAATCGACTGGAAGCTAGTATAG
- a CDS encoding universal stress protein gives MFDKILLPTDGSEFSEHEVERAIKALADDGEIIILSVASKLSATTPFQSKKTIAKMNAGFLKEAQDNVDRMAARFDERVNVKKMVVKGIPSDVIVDVAEKEDVDLIIISASGKSGLHRFFIGSVAEKVLKSTERDVLLIHN, from the coding sequence ATGTTTGATAAAATACTATTACCTACAGACGGTTCTGAGTTTTCAGAGCATGAAGTTGAAAGAGCTATAAAAGCACTTGCAGACGACGGGGAAATCATAATATTGTCCGTTGCAAGTAAACTGTCAGCTACAACACCATTTCAAAGCAAAAAAACAATTGCTAAAATGAATGCGGGTTTTTTAAAGGAAGCGCAGGATAACGTGGATCGCATGGCCGCACGCTTTGACGAAAGAGTCAACGTAAAAAAAATGGTCGTTAAGGGAATCCCTTCAGATGTTATCGTCGACGTTGCAGAAAAGGAAGACGTTGATTTGATTATCATTTCCGCTTCAGGTAAATCCGGCCTTCACAGGTTCTTCATTGGAAGCGTAGCCGAAAAGGTACTTAAAAGCACGGAAAGAGACGTTTTGCTGATTCACAACTGA
- a CDS encoding manganese efflux pump MntP yields the protein MVFQLISTLLIAVALAMDAFSVSLTKGFTQKDLTKSQIFYYALFFGFFQFMMPILGYYFGEAISTFIASIASFVGFILLLAIGLNMIRESLSDDEDITDNFSFKEVTLLAIATSIDAFAVGLTYAILGSEILIPSVIIGIVAFLFTLLGIFIGKKIGDYFGGRFQILGGVILILIGIKILLGF from the coding sequence ATGGTTTTTCAATTAATTTCAACACTTCTTATTGCGGTTGCTCTTGCAATGGATGCCTTCAGCGTTTCACTGACAAAGGGCTTTACGCAAAAGGACCTCACAAAAAGCCAGATTTTTTATTATGCGCTATTTTTCGGATTTTTCCAGTTCATGATGCCCATTTTAGGATATTATTTCGGCGAGGCAATATCAACATTCATCGCGTCAATAGCCTCATTCGTAGGATTCATTCTCCTTTTGGCAATAGGGCTTAATATGATTAGGGAAAGTTTAAGCGATGATGAGGACATTACAGACAATTTCAGCTTCAAGGAAGTAACTTTACTTGCCATAGCCACAAGCATAGACGCCTTTGCGGTCGGTTTAACTTATGCAATTCTCGGAAGCGAAATCCTTATACCGTCAGTAATCATCGGAATCGTTGCTTTTCTCTTTACCTTATTGGGAATTTTCATCGGAAAAAAGATCGGCGATTACTTCGGTGGCCGCTTCCAGATTTTGGGCGGCGTCATACTGATTCTAATCGGAATAAAGATTCTTTTAGGATTTTAA
- a CDS encoding MATE family efflux transporter yields MTDSNENIQMITGDPKKAIVKLAIPMMISMLLIMLYNIADSIWVSGLGADALAAIGFITPLFMVLVGLGNGIGAGANSLIARHIGAKNYDEANNAALHAILLCIIISVISTAVMLIFMRQLLEMMGAGETIEYAVSYGNIVFGALFIFVYSGVASAIFRSEGDMRRATIAIAVTAVMNIILDPVFIYVLNMGIVGAAWATVFSATLSCIVMSYWIWGKKDLYLDLSPKNFHFEGKMVLDELQVAIPSTLENIVFSILAIIINGMLVVVAGTTAVAVYTASMRIVQLAMIPLLGIGTAVLTVAGVAYGAHNSENLKTAHSYSIKLGFVLSIAIGIVMYVFSSQIATLFAYTSASASMAPEIATAISILTLFVLAIPHGIMSAMMFQGVGKGIYSLIITLLRSLIFECICSYVFCFVFGWGVIGIYAGLVLGCFLGGVFGYVWAKLYVRKYQRIWDSH; encoded by the coding sequence ATGACTGACAGTAACGAAAACATTCAGATGATTACAGGTGACCCTAAAAAGGCAATTGTCAAACTGGCAATTCCGATGATGATTTCCATGCTTTTAATTATGCTCTACAATATTGCAGACAGCATATGGGTTTCAGGACTCGGTGCGGACGCATTGGCTGCAATAGGATTCATCACGCCATTATTCATGGTACTGGTCGGTTTAGGTAACGGTATCGGAGCGGGAGCAAACTCACTCATTGCTCGTCATATCGGAGCCAAAAACTACGACGAGGCAAATAACGCTGCCCTGCACGCAATTTTACTATGTATCATAATTTCTGTAATATCAACGGCCGTAATGCTCATATTCATGCGCCAGCTTTTGGAAATGATGGGTGCCGGCGAAACTATAGAATATGCGGTAAGCTATGGAAATATCGTATTTGGAGCACTTTTCATCTTTGTATATTCCGGAGTGGCCTCAGCGATATTCAGGTCCGAAGGAGACATGAGAAGGGCAACAATTGCAATCGCAGTAACTGCTGTCATGAACATAATTCTCGATCCGGTTTTCATTTATGTTTTAAACATGGGAATTGTCGGTGCGGCATGGGCAACGGTATTTTCAGCCACGTTATCATGTATTGTAATGTCATACTGGATATGGGGTAAAAAAGACCTGTATCTTGATTTATCACCTAAAAACTTCCATTTTGAAGGAAAAATGGTTCTTGATGAGCTTCAGGTAGCTATCCCTTCAACCCTTGAAAATATCGTCTTTTCAATTCTTGCAATCATCATTAACGGCATGCTTGTGGTCGTGGCCGGAACGACAGCTGTAGCGGTGTATACCGCATCAATGAGAATCGTTCAATTAGCTATGATTCCTCTTTTAGGTATTGGAACTGCTGTATTGACCGTTGCAGGCGTTGCATACGGTGCGCACAATTCCGAAAACCTCAAGACTGCCCATTCCTATTCAATCAAACTGGGTTTCGTTCTTTCAATAGCTATCGGAATAGTGATGTATGTATTCTCTTCACAGATTGCTACGCTTTTTGCCTATACTTCAGCAAGCGCATCCATGGCTCCTGAAATCGCAACGGCAATATCCATATTGACATTGTTTGTTTTGGCGATTCCGCACGGTATAATGTCAGCAATGATGTTTCAGGGTGTCGGAAAGGGCATATATTCACTGATTATTACATTGCTTCGTTCACTGATTTTTGAATGCATATGCTCATATGTGTTCTGCTTTGTTTTCGGCTGGGGAGTTATAGGAATCTATGCAGGTCTGGTATTGGGATGTTTCTTGGGAGGAGTTTTCGGTTATGTCTGGGCAAAGCTCTATGTCAGGAAATACCAGAGAATATGGGATTCACATTAA
- a CDS encoding glycosyltransferase family 2 protein has product MKISVILTVFNEERYIANAIESILNQTLHDLELIIINDGSTDDTLDIINSFDDERIILIDNGENIGPGASRNKGIEIARGEYVSFLDGDDWFTSDALEECFNEAKSKNTDITMFQMLNYDDETGRVYENDWFNLNSFDKSFDGRVFAPDECSDFLFDLSVSGSQKIYKNSFLQKSNVRFPEGMLFEDMPFFFEIYLKAKRISIIRKHFYYRRKHSKSITHVVDCTYLDTVPAGQENMRRFIENGYYEDYKYDLLAYKINGPRIALGEIVDKCKRPLYDLIHADYLEIKDSIYYDDYLNELGPVKLKFFLDVIKSDTYDEFLKLQD; this is encoded by the coding sequence ATGAAAATATCAGTGATTTTAACGGTTTTTAACGAGGAGAGATATATTGCAAATGCCATTGAAAGCATTCTGAATCAGACATTGCATGATCTGGAGCTTATCATAATCAATGACGGCTCAACGGACGATACATTAGATATTATTAACTCCTTTGATGATGAAAGGATTATTTTAATTGATAACGGGGAAAACATTGGTCCCGGTGCATCAAGAAACAAGGGGATTGAAATTGCCCGTGGCGAATACGTTTCATTTCTCGACGGCGATGACTGGTTTACATCCGATGCCCTTGAGGAATGTTTTAATGAAGCCAAAAGCAAAAATACAGACATTACAATGTTTCAGATGCTTAATTATGATGACGAAACCGGCAGGGTCTATGAAAACGACTGGTTCAACCTGAATAGCTTTGACAAGTCATTTGACGGCAGGGTATTTGCTCCCGATGAATGCAGTGATTTTTTATTTGATTTGTCCGTCAGCGGATCTCAAAAGATTTACAAAAACTCTTTTCTTCAGAAAAGCAACGTCCGCTTTCCAGAAGGCATGCTCTTTGAGGACATGCCATTTTTCTTTGAAATCTATCTGAAGGCCAAAAGAATCTCCATCATCAGAAAGCATTTCTATTACCGCCGAAAGCATTCAAAGTCAATCACCCATGTCGTTGACTGCACCTACCTCGATACCGTTCCTGCAGGACAGGAAAACATGAGAAGATTCATTGAAAACGGCTACTACGAAGACTACAAGTATGATCTGCTTGCCTACAAGATTAACGGACCCCGCATAGCGCTGGGCGAAATCGTCGATAAATGCAAAAGGCCATTATATGATTTGATTCATGCAGATTACCTTGAAATAAAGGATTCAATCTATTATGACGATTATCTAAATGAACTGGGTCCGGTAAAGCTCAAGTTCTTCTTGGATGTTATAAAATCAGATACTTATGATGAGTTTTTAAAGCTTCAGGACTGA
- a CDS encoding alpha/beta fold hydrolase: MKINYLLEGDGDKTIVFIHGLSDSLLYWLPLTSVLKSDYMVLSYDLRGHGESELGFDEFTVDLLSDDLHNLLNDLGIDEASLIGLSLGGNVALNFALNYPDFTDKLVLMSTFSEVDDELHEKFLEFRDAIDVSFEEFYDVIINYVLPDEMIEKHKGDLEFIKMEAAKTANLKAIKNAIDMGMEFNVTSRLSEIDSPALILSGRDDEITSVELQRILNDNIDDSEMVIFENTRHNLLIGQNIEEILKLIRGFV, translated from the coding sequence ATGAAAATCAATTATCTGCTTGAAGGCGACGGCGATAAGACTATCGTTTTCATACACGGCCTAAGTGACAGCCTCCTATACTGGCTTCCGTTAACGTCAGTTCTTAAAAGTGATTACATGGTATTGTCATATGACTTAAGGGGTCACGGCGAGTCCGAATTGGGTTTTGATGAATTTACGGTGGACCTGCTTTCAGATGACTTGCATAATCTCTTAAATGATTTGGGAATTGATGAGGCGTCATTAATCGGTTTGTCATTGGGGGGAAACGTTGCATTGAATTTTGCCCTTAATTATCCTGATTTTACCGATAAGCTTGTGCTCATGTCCACTTTCAGCGAAGTCGACGACGAGCTTCATGAGAAGTTTTTGGAGTTCAGGGATGCCATTGACGTATCCTTTGAGGAGTTCTATGACGTTATCATAAACTACGTTCTTCCAGATGAAATGATTGAAAAACATAAGGGCGATTTGGAATTCATAAAAATGGAAGCTGCCAAAACTGCCAATTTAAAGGCTATTAAAAATGCGATTGACATGGGAATGGAGTTTAATGTGACTTCACGCTTGTCTGAGATTGATTCTCCGGCATTGATTTTATCAGGCCGTGACGATGAGATAACCTCCGTTGAACTGCAGAGGATTTTAAACGATAACATTGATGATTCAGAAATGGTAATATTTGAAAATACTCGCCATAATCTTTTAATAGGTCAAAATATCGAAGAAATATTGAAACTGATAAGGGGATTCGTATGA